The Bacillus sp. B-jedd sequence CGGTTGGCATTTCCTTACCCCCTACTGATTTCATGCAAGTCCCTCTCATATTAGCATATCCATTTTGGCCCAGGCAAAGTGTTAAGCTCTTTCAAGCTGAAAGAAGAAAAAAAGCCATGGAATTCATCCATGGCTTTTTTTGCCCAAAGCACGTTATATGTAATTATTTCACTGCGTCTTTGAGTTGTTTTCCTGGTTTGAAAGCTGGTACCTTGCTAGCAGCGATTTCGATTTCATCGCCAGTTTGCGGATTGCGTCCTTTACGTGCGGAGCGCTCGCGAACTTCAAAGTTTCCAAATCCGATCAAAGAAACTTTCTCGCCATTTTTAAGTGCTTCTAAAATGGAATCAAAAACAGCATCAACCGCTTTGGTAGCGTCCTTCCTAGAAAGTTGGCTTGCCTCTGCAACTGCATTGATTAGTTCTGTCTTGTTCATGCCATTCACCTCCTCCCAAATAATTTGCCCAGTTAGCAGATAAGATTACTTATCTACATTTCTAAACAAATTTCATCAATTTTATACGTATTCACGTATTTTATTGACAAGGCTTATCATATAGCAAGCCTTGCTGGATTTCAATTGTTTTTGTAAAAAAACTAAAAGAAAACCCAATGAAATTAAGGCTTTAAGCTTTGTGAGGCTAATTCTGTTAAAAGATTATCACAATCATATGCGCTTAGCAAGAATATTCCTTCAAATCAGGGAAATCTTTTAACTTTTAAAGGACTTCCGACAAAATTCGCCAAAAAAGAGGTTCCCATAACGGAACCTCTAAAAATATTTATATGCTGGAAGGGGTTTTCTACCTGGCAGCCATACGGACTATAATATAATGGCAATCAGTCCACCTGAGCCTTCATTAATAATCCTCTCCAGTGTTTCTTTCAGTTTATATCTCGCATTATCAGGCATCAAAGAAATTTTCGCATGTATACCTTCTCTAACAATTGAACTTAGGCTTCTCCCAAAGATATCCGAATTCCAAATGGAGAGTGGATCATCTTCAAAATCCTGCATGAGATAGCGGACGAGTTCTTCACTTTGTTTCTCAGTGCCGATAATAGGCGCGAATTCTGATTCCACATCTACTTTTATCATATGGATGGACGGCGCCACAGCTTTCAGCCTTACCCCAAACCTTGCGCCTTGCCTGATTATTTCCGGTTCCTCGAGGCTCATATCCGACAGGGTTGGGGAAGCTATCCCATATCCTGTCTGCTTCACCATTCTCAATGCATCCGAAATATGGTCATATTCGGCTTTTGCGTGGGCGAATTCCTGCATGAGTTCCAAAAGGTGATCCTTTCCGCGTATCTCCACCCCTACAATTTCTTTCAAGATGTCATCATACAATTCATCTGGGGCGTATAGATCAATCTCCGCTACTCCCTGGCCCATTTCTATGCCTGCGAGTCCCGCTCTTTCAATAAAGTCGAAATCGCTGAACTGGTGAACAACCCTGTCCACGTCCCTGAGCCGTTTTATATCTTTTACCGTTTCTCTTACAGCTTCCTGATAGCTTTCCCGCAGCCAGTGATTTTCCCTTAAAACCATGACCCAGCTTGGCAGATTTACGTTGACTTCTAAGACAGGGAACTCATATAACGCTTCACGGAGGACATTCAGGACATCCGCTTCCCTCATGCCTTCAACGCTCATTGCGACTACTGGGATATCATACTTTTCTGCCAGGCTCGCCCTCAACGCCTCGGTATTAGGATGGTGGGGCTGGGCGCTATTCACGACCATTATAAAAGGTTTTCCTACTTCCTTTAGTTCGTGAATGACCCGTTCTTCCGCCTCGAGGTAGGAGTTGCGCGGGATTTCCCCAATCGTCCCGTCAGTGGTGATGACTACTCCGATTGTTGAATGTTCCTGAATGACTTTCCTTGTGCCAATCTCTGCCGCCTCATGGAATGGAATAGGCTCTTCATACCATGGAGTCGTAATCATTCTGGGACCATTTTCGTCCTCATAACCTTTTGCACCTGGCACGGTGTACCCGACACAATCGACAAGCCTGATGTTCACCTCAAGCCCCTCATCAACAATAACAGTCGCTGCCTGATTGGGTACAAATTTCGGCTCGGTAGTCATTATTGTCTTACCGGCTGCGCTCTGTGGCAGCTCATCCTGTGTTCTAGCCCTGTCCGCTTCATTGCTCATATTCGGCAATACAACCAATTCCATGAACTTCTTGATGAAAGTGGATTTGCCGGTGCGAACCGCCCCAACAACTCCAAGATAAATATCGCCGCCAGTCCGTTCAGCAATATCTTTGAAAATATCTACCTTTTCCAAGTGATCCCCTCCCGATCCTAGAGTAAGTGGGATAATAGTATCCATTTAGATAATTTTGGACAGTATATGTTTATGATGTTGTCCTATCTGATTATGCTAATATTTTGGATATTTATTTACCCTCCTGTTCAGATAAAAC is a genomic window containing:
- a CDS encoding HU family DNA-binding protein, giving the protein MNKTELINAVAEASQLSRKDATKAVDAVFDSILEALKNGEKVSLIGFGNFEVRERSARKGRNPQTGDEIEIAASKVPAFKPGKQLKDAVK
- the spoIVA gene encoding stage IV sporulation protein A, which produces MEKVDIFKDIAERTGGDIYLGVVGAVRTGKSTFIKKFMELVVLPNMSNEADRARTQDELPQSAAGKTIMTTEPKFVPNQAATVIVDEGLEVNIRLVDCVGYTVPGAKGYEDENGPRMITTPWYEEPIPFHEAAEIGTRKVIQEHSTIGVVITTDGTIGEIPRNSYLEAEERVIHELKEVGKPFIMVVNSAQPHHPNTEALRASLAEKYDIPVVAMSVEGMREADVLNVLREALYEFPVLEVNVNLPSWVMVLRENHWLRESYQEAVRETVKDIKRLRDVDRVVHQFSDFDFIERAGLAGIEMGQGVAEIDLYAPDELYDDILKEIVGVEIRGKDHLLELMQEFAHAKAEYDHISDALRMVKQTGYGIASPTLSDMSLEEPEIIRQGARFGVRLKAVAPSIHMIKVDVESEFAPIIGTEKQSEELVRYLMQDFEDDPLSIWNSDIFGRSLSSIVREGIHAKISLMPDNARYKLKETLERIINEGSGGLIAIIL